A stretch of DNA from Terriglobia bacterium:
CCCAAGATCAGCGACTTTGTTTCCCTGGCCGGTCTGAACGATCTCGTCTTTGGCGGCTGGGATATCTACAACGACAATTGCTTCGAAAGCGCAACGAAGGCCGGCGTGCTCGAAAAGACGCTGCTCGATACCGTGCGTCCCGAAATTGAGAAAATCAAACCCTGGAAAGCCGTTTTCAGCCAGGATTACGTCAAAAGACTGCACGGCCCCAACGTCAAATCCGGCAAGAACAAAATGGAACTTGCCGAACAGGTGATGGACGATATCGAGCAATTCCGCAAAACCAACAATCTTTCGCGCATGGTCATGATCTGGTGCGGCAGCACCGAGGTCTTCATGAAGCCCGAAGCGGCTCACGCAACGGTTGCCTCTTTCGAGCAGGCGCTTCGCGACAACGATCCCGCGATCGCGCCGAGCATGGTTTACGCTTACGCCGCGCTCTGCAAGAAGATTCCGTTTGCCAACGGCGCTCCGAATCTCACGGTGGACGTGCCCGCGCTCATCCAGTTGGCGCAGGAGAAGGGCGTACCGATCTGCGGTAAGGATTTCAAGACCGGCCAGACTTTAATGAAGACCATCCTGGCGCCGGGGCTGAAATCCAGAATGCTCGGATTGAATGGCTGGTTTTCGACGAACATCCTCGGGAACCGCGACGGCGAGGTCCTGGACGATCCGGACTCCTTTAAAACAAAGGAAGAAAGCAAACTCTCGGT
This window harbors:
- a CDS encoding inositol-3-phosphate synthase, with protein sequence MVKKGVKIEEPSGKLGVLIPGMGAVSTTFIAGVEAIKKKIAQPIGSLTQLGTIRLGKRTERRVPKISDFVSLAGLNDLVFGGWDIYNDNCFESATKAGVLEKTLLDTVRPEIEKIKPWKAVFSQDYVKRLHGPNVKSGKNKMELAEQVMDDIEQFRKTNNLSRMVMIWCGSTEVFMKPEAAHATVASFEQALRDNDPAIAPSMVYAYAALCKKIPFANGAPNLTVDVPALIQLAQEKGVPICGKDFKTGQTLMKTILAPGLKSRMLGLNGWFSTNILGNRDGEVLDDPDSFKTKEESKLSVLDQILQPDLYPDLYKDFTHKVRIHYYPPRGDNKEGWDNIDIYGWLGYPMQIKINFLCRDSILAAPIVLDLVLFMDLAQRCGMRGIQEWLSFYFKSPMHAAGLYPEHDLFIQLMKLKNTLRYLKGEDLITHLGMEYYD